The Balaenoptera acutorostrata chromosome 11, mBalAcu1.1, whole genome shotgun sequence genome segment TAATTTCCATATTTCCTTTAGCCCCTCTTCCAAAGTTAGCCAGTGTTTTGTCTGCCAGTGATGTTCACTGAATGAGAAATGAATGGATGCTCCAAGATAATCACTCCAGCAGCTCTACACATGGTAGATCCAAGGGGATACAACTATGACCATGGACTATCCCTGAGGAGCTGAAGTCTGCATATGAATGGGTTTGAACACAAAGTGCACAATCGGTGTTTATGTACATTTTCCTGGTTTCATCAAAGTATCAAAGGAGTTTATGAgccccaaaatggaaaaaaacattaGTCATTATAAAAGAATGTGAACCGTTGCAGGACCATGTGATAAATTCTCTACAAACACAGTCCAGTGGTAACAGGAAAGGGAAATACAACTTCTCAGGTGATCTAGAGTCTAAGTGCCAGATGGGCTTCCAGAATTTAGATAGTTGGCAATAGGTAGCCAAACAGAGATATTGAGACTGGGAAGTAGCATGATAAGAAAAATCACTCTACTCCAGGGAAATATGGAGGATCAGGAGTGTGTTGAATTGGGTTGAACTGGATTGAATAGGTCCACACCTCTCTGGGTCCTGCAGGTGCTGTGGAGCTGACAGACCCTGACAAGTAAGCTCTGAGCAAGCTCTGAGCCCAGCAGAGATCTCTCCTGACAGTATCTCCCCTGGCCTCATATAATGCCCCAGCTCCTTATTGCCAAAGCCCTAAGAAGGTTGGATAGGAATTTGGCCAAGCAGGGTGTGGAGAATCAGTATAATTCTTGGATCCATGCGAGTTTATTGCCTTTGTTCTCTCCAcctctcctagtgtccaaacgcACCTTCTGGCAGGGCTGGCGGGAACAAAGCCCACAAAAAGTGATATCCTGCCCTCAGCCACTGAGCCCAGAACAGATGCTCCAGGACAAGCACACTACCTGCATTAGGGTCTCCGAGGTGAAGTCCATGCTGCAGGAACTCCTGGACTCCACGATGTTCAACCAGGGGGAGGTTCGGGCCATCAGGTACATGTCTGCTGTGGTCGAGAACCTCAACAAGGCCTTGATGCTCCAGCACAAGGAGAACAGAAGCCTGGAGGCCAAATACAGGCACCTGAAAATAGAGATGACCAAAGAACTCAGCAGCCAGAGGCTGTACTTCCAGAAGTCCCTCCAAGTCCTCAAGAGTAAGAGAGATGCCCTACTAAAGCAGGTAGAAATTCTAGGGGGAAAGTACCATGACCTTCTCCTGATGAAGCATGCCTTAGAGTTCCAGCTGAAGAAGGCTCAGTCTGCTAGAGGTCAGGCAGAATACTCAGTCAAGATCTTGGttgactccccagcccctgccacgAAAGAGGCCCTCCCAAAGAAAGAAACAGTCATAGAGGAAACCCAACAGGAACCCAAGAAGGAGGAGCAGTTTTCACCACTCTCCCCAAGTCCCCTGGCCATGGCCTGGGATAGTAGTGCTAGGCCTTCCACATGTCAACCACTTTCCACCATGACCGTGCATTCAAGGATTGCAGATGTGTACAGGAGCAAGGACACTGAAAATCTTCAGCCTGTGTTGCCATCCTCCATGGATCACAAGTTTCCTAAGAAATGGGAAAGACCGTCAGCAGAAAGCCCAGGCCACAAAGTCAAAGACCAGAAGGACTTCTTCCAGGAAGTgacccaggagaaggaaggaCTCCAGATGAAGTCCCATTTTCAGAAGCAGCTGTCCTCAGAGAGCTCTAGGAAGGTGGCCTTGGAGAGCAAGCCAGAGCACTGGGGAGAGGAACTCAGCTGGGAGAGGCGAAGGCAGCagtggctggaggaggaggagatgtggCTGCAGTGGCAAGAGAAGTGGGCCCTGCTGGAGCGGGAGAAGCGGCGGCAGTGGCAGCAGGGGGAGGCAGCAAGGGGGCGGCAGCAGAGATCGGACCAGGAGCACGGGGGCCCGTGGAGGGGGCCGGAGCAGACAGGAGAGGACGTGGAGAGAATGGGCTTCATGCCCACCAGTCAATGGAGGGACTTGGAGGAGGCATCACTGGCACCTCCCCCAAGCCGGGCCCAATCTGCTCACCAAGGCAGGAGGCCACACTTGCCCAGGCCCCCTAAGACCCAgcagcctgcccccagaaacCAGAGGACCATGAGTTCAGCCAAGTTTACTCAGAAACCACGGGCCCGCTGTGTTCCCACGAAGCCCAAGAAGACGGCCTCCCTTCCTGTCACGGGGACATCCCTCCGAAAGGTGACCCAGCCCCCTTTGCATATATCTCCAGTAACTCTGAAGGGGAAGGTATACCACGTGGATGCGGAGTCCCAGAGGAAGAACCTGCGGCTCCTGACTGAGGAGGATCAGCTGGGGCTGCCCCGCCACCTGCGCAACAAGGTGCGGGAGCTCACCACCACCGCCATGGAGCCGAACGCGCTCAAGCTGTGGTGCCTGTGCCATAAGTACATCCTCTACAGACATTTCCGGAGCCTCCGGTAGGTCCTCCCTGGCACCCATCGGCACCCACCCACACTGCTGCAATATATGGGCAGAGCCAGAACCCAGTGAGAAAGGAGGAGCATGGGGCAAGTGGGATGGGGAGAATCACCCCAGGCCTGGACAAGGTCCCCCTGAGGGAGGGTACCTGCGAAGGACACCTGACCTCGGAGCCTTGGGCAGCCCTGAAGGTGTGGGAGGTCAAGCACTTACACACTGCTCTCCCTCTAGTGAGCTTTCCTGTAAGCCTTTCTTCCTATCTTCCTACTGCCCTGTCCGTAACCCACCTATGCTCCCCCATTTGCCTTACTTTCTATTCCTGTTTCCAGCCCAGCCCGAGCCTCCTCACCTGACACCACCTCCTGCTTCTCTGCTCTCTGTTTTCCCcagctctcacagacacagagTCATCTTGGTTAACAGAGActtgggggcaggaggaggctcCTTCACCCACTAAATCACTTCCTCTCTTCCCAGACAAGAAGTGATCAACCATGTACAAGTTGTGCGAGAAGCTGGGGCTGCCTACAAGGCCCAGAACCTCTACCTCTTCCTGGAAAACATTGACCGCCTGCAGAACCTCCAGCTGCAGGCCTGGACAGACAAGCAGAAGGACCTGGAGGAGAAGCGCCGAGAGTGCCTGAGCAGCATGGTGACCATGTTCCCCAAGGTGGGCCTCCCACCCGGCGACCTTCTCAGGGGTCAGCACAGCCAGCAGGGATGGGGCCAGGGTGGAGCCATGGGGTTGTGGGGTGTACCTGGGCGCGGGGGAGCAGTTGGGAAATAAGAGAGCAGATTAAAgcctctgaaccaggaagaggggaAGGCAGGAGACAGCCTGAGTGTAAGGAAGGCCAGTTTTCCAATCTCCATATATGGGGAGAGCAAGAGAGGGAGGGACCCTCTAAAGGAGCTGGACAAGAAAACTTCTTCTGGAGGGGAGGTAGTTGGAGCCTGCAGTCCCGACTCTGTGCTCAGATTCTCCCTCCCCTGTGGGTCTCCCTGTCCTGCTCTTGTCTGATCTGGTTGCTCTCCAGGCTTGGTCACAGCTGTCTTCTTCACCCTCGTGCTTGCGACTCCCTTTGCTTCTCTCTGGGGACAGCTCgcctactttctctctctcttttttttttttaatgtgctttgtttttgttgttacgAGGTAgaactttttggctgcattgggtcttcgttgctgtgcacgggctttctctagtagcagctagcggggactgctcttcgtcgcggtgcggtgcgcgggcttctcattgcggtggcttctcttgttatggagcacgggctctaggcacgtgggcttcagtagttgtggtgcatgggcttagttgctccgcagcatgtgggatcttcccagaccagggcttgaacctgtgtctcctgcactggaaggtggattctttttttttttctctttttttaatagtgtaatttaaatttatttatttttatttatttatttatttttggctgcgttgggtcttcgtttctgtgcaagggctttctctagttgcggcaagcaggggccactcttcatcgcagtgcgtgggcctctcactattgcggcctctcttgttgtggagcacaggctccagacgcgcaggctcagtagttgtggctcacgggcctagttgctctgcggcatgtgggatcctcccagaccagggctcgaacccgtgtcccctgtattggcaggcagattctcaaccactgcgccaccagggaagcccagcaggcggattcttaaccactgcaccaccaggaaagtccccctaCCCTTGACTCTTAATTGACAGTTTGCCTGGATACAGAAGTGTAGGTTAGAATTCATTTTCCCTCACAATTTTGAAGGCACTGCTCATTCATTGCCTTCTAGGTTTTGGTGTTGCTGTTGAGAGTCCAAAGTCATGCAGAGTCTTAATCCATTGGGTTTGCCCTATTTTTATTCTCTAAGGTCTGCCTTCAGTTTCCTCTACTCTTTCCCCTGCTACCAGGGTCAGAAAAGCAGCGAGTGCTGACATGGTCCACAGGAGGCTAGCTGATGGCTTGGAGGGATTGGAGAATCCCACAGCAGTGACTCAGAATCTGCTGAGATCTCCTCTAGGGTTGGGCCAGGAGGTTAACCCCCTGAGTCCTGAGCAGCCATGGCCAGAGTCTGGGGGAAGCAGTGTCCTGAGGGATTCAGTGTTAAGTGCCGGCATCAGGCAGTTGGAAGAGCCTTGGCCATGGGGATATCTCCCAATTCAGTTTCCTATCACCTTATATTAGTCCTGATCACCTCCTGTAGGTGTCTTGACTTGCTAAATTGGTTTTGAGGTTGAGAAGGAAAgggaacatatatataataattctTTAGGTGGCTGTGAgggttcctccagctccttccccAGCGCCAGGGCAGAGGCTGAATGACAAGACACGGAGAGCATTCCTGACACAACCTGGCCCCGTAACATGAGTCTCTCACAGTTCCAGCTGCTctggtttcctttagttttttccttgctgttttGCCCATTGTCCAGATTCTCCACAACAAAGGAGAAAACAGGAACTAAACTAGCAAAGAACAATTCAAGGAATTTCTGGGAAATGCAATACCCTGAGGTCCCAGGCTTATCTAATTGGAGGCATTCCCTGGGCCTCACCCTTTCTGCTCTGCCCCAAGTCAGGCAACGCCTCCTCTGGCACTAGAGAGAGGATGAATTCCTGTCTCCCTGATGCCTCTCTGCTGGTTCCTCTTAGCTCCAGCAGGAGTGGAACATTAACCTGAACACCCCTGTGGTCACCTCCCCAAAGTCAAGGAAAAGCAAGCCTCCCTCATCCTTACTGCGTCACATCCATTCCAGCAGCCCCTCATGCAAGCGACACCTGGAGCTCTTCATGACCAAGCACCAGCAATGTGTGCCCCTGCGGATGGCCCAGTAGGTGCACGGAAGCCGGGGGCAGCTGGCTAGGTGGGTgagggaggcagggagcaggggtgACCAGACTTGGGGGGGGGGCTGGCAGCTCAGTGAAGGTACAGACAGGCAAAGCTCACCCCATGAGTTGCAAGGAACCTGGCTTCTTAGCTGCCCGCCCAGCTCTGGCCATTGGCCCAGAtgggggtatgtgtgtatgtggtgtgtgggcttcacaGCACAGCCTGACCAAGTATGTTTCAAACTATGCAACTGAAAGACTCCTGGGACCCACAGCTGAGAACTTACAACCATTTCTACCCTGAGCATTGGTCTGGCACCTGCCACTGGTCCATCCATATAAATCAACCTGATCCTTCCCACCATGTGACCCCTGGGCTCAAAGAGAGACACCACGAGTCTCTGGGCAGCCAAGAAGAGCCACATCCACACCCCCCTAGTGTGGCCAGTTCAGGGCTTCAGGCCCAGGGCATGTGCCTGGAGGAACAGGGGCTGTCTCGGCAGCCTCTTCCAGTAGTTCCTCAGCTAGAGGAGACCCAAGGAGGTGAGATTTAGAGTTGGGAAGGGAAGAGATGCGGCGAGGAAGGCAGTGACAACTATTTGAGAAGGGAAGAAAACCCTGCAGAGCTTGTTGCTTCCCAGTCTCTCCCTTTCTGTAAGTCTACCTCCTCATCTCTTCTTACACTTTCAACCTTCACACCCCAGCCAACAGGGGAACCAGCTGGAGGCCATCTGGAAGACTGATTTGGCCTCCTCCAGTCACCCAGTAGAAAAGAAGACCCCCACCAGCCTGTCCTGGGACCAGCTAGGGGGGTACCCAGATATTCCCCGGCTGTTGGCATTGGATGTGCATTCCTCCTACCACAAAAGCTTGAGGTCCCTCAAGGCCCGGTAAGATGCAAGGCTGGACGGTTAATCTGGATTCAGGGAGATCTGCCCACCAAGGGCCGGGGCCAGGGTACACACTTCCTGTGTCCAACCGCCCAACAGCTATCTTTCCAAACATTAATAATGACCTCATTTACTGTACCACATCAGACAGAGAGATGCTTACCTGCCTCATTGGCCATGAGCTTGGGTCCCCATGCCAGCACCATTCTAGTTCTCTCAAAGGACTCCACACGGCGTCTCAGAAGATCACGACAGAAGTCCTTCCTTCCCACTTGCTTCCTGGGCTGCACATGAATTGCTCAAGAGGTGTTTCTTGCCCTAGGCCTGGGGGTTATTGTCAAGGAGAGCCAGGTGCAGGTATGGAGAGATAAGAGAGACCAAAAATCCCAGGATAAACTGGGCCCGTCTTTGGCATTGTCATTTCCTTATTGCCTTCTGGAACTGCCCCTGGGAAGAGCAGCTGAGGGGAGGCGGGCAGGACTCAATGGGCCAACAAGGGACTTTTCTGGTTAGGAAGGTTCAACTCTGCCTCCCTTGGCTTGAAGATGTCAATATTGAAGACTCAAGGCTCTTTCAAGGAGCCTTTCTAGATTACTAACCCCAGCTGCCTCTtgtggccctggccctgccccagtTAAAGATCTTTGACagggatgggaattccctggcagtctagtggttaggattcggtgctttcactgccagggcccaggttggatccctggttggggaactaagatccagcaatcaatcaatcaatcaatcaataatatCTTTGACAGGGAGAGGGCACTGATGCCTGCCAGTGTAGACCTAACCAGAACCAAGGCTGCAAAATGCTGGTGCTGCCCCCATCCTCTCGACAGGAACTTAGGGAAGACAGGGTGGCATGGCAGCATCAAAGGAGGCTGGTCCTTGGCTCTGGTTCCGCTCTGAAGTGGGCCTGAGAGTCCCAGCTGGACATCAACATTATAGCCCACCTAGTACATAGATACCTGGTTTTCAGTTCCTGAAGCGTtcccccgtgtgtgtgtgtgtgtgtgtgtgtgtgtgtgtgtgtgtgttgttgttattgttgttattagttGATTTGGATACAGCAAACAGAACTgagaataaccaaaacaactCTGGCAGAGTTTAGTAACCCAGAAATCAACTGGGGCCGCACCCTGCTGAGATTTGGCTAAACTTGCCCCTGACTCTAGCACCCCCATAGTGGTATCTCTCCTCTCTgagctccttctctccctctgcatCCCTGCCAGTGCCTGGGCTCTGCTCGGCATCTGTTTCAACCTGAGACACCAACCCCGCACACGTGAATATGTGCACATAAATATCAAGTATACACACTCCACTTGACCCCAAGCATTTCATGATCTTGGTAACTTTCTGAAAATTTAGCGGGGTGATAGGGAAAGGGATTCACAGTGAGCAGTACCAAAGAGCAGcctcctttcttcccctctctctttgGTTTAACATGCAAAATTCAAAAACTCTTTCCCATCTCTCATGCAGAGCTGTTCCACCTACACCCAGGCCGCCACTGGGATCTCAGCTTCAGACTTAAACACTAATCAAAATATTGTTCCCAGCAAAGACAGTTTCTCCTTTCCAGGGGAATTTAGGTGAATAcaattttcttcccctttttcaaACTCTACCCAAGTTTTTTCAGTTTATCACACTACCAGGTGTGGAGACCAAGCCCTGCTGCTTCTGTCTTCTTTATCCACATGCCAGGTTGGCACCACCTACCTGTGTGTCAAGCTGGTCCTCGAGATTTTAGTGTGGGTGCTGCCTACATTGTCTTGGGATCTTGCTGCTGTGGCATGAGAATCTGCCGCTGCCCAGGCTACTGCTGCCCTAGGGTGGTGGTCGTGCTGCTTTCTTTGTGCATTCTCCGTGCGTGTGCACCTCTGGAGACACACTGCTTCCACTCCCAAACGTGCACCCTCTCTTTGGCCGCCTGCCCCTGGCCCACCTCAAATCTGCAGGTCCACCTGTTGTGTGGGTCCAGGTCACTCACCTCTTCATGATCCTGCCGACCTCACCAGCTCCCCTGGCCATGTTGTCCAGTTCACAGCACCAGCTAGTTTCATAACTAGGGCCAGCCTCGCACCGACAGTCCCATTCTCCTGGTCTGCCTGGCATTGGCAACCTGTCTCATCAAACGCCCGCTGGGGTGTCCTCTCAGCATGTGGGGAAGGGCTATTAATCTTCCCTCTGTGATTTGGGACCATGTCCTTCAAAAACCAGCCGACGCCCTTCTCCAAGATCTTTTTCTGCTTTGTCTTACAAGTGTCTCCCCTGGGCTCTCTGTCCGACAGGTAAGATAGCTATGTGCCTGTACACACCAAGCACTGTCTGCAGTTAGAGAAGTATCTTAACCTCGACTCTAACTGCCCTGCCCTCCCTTGCTCAGAGCCTATTTCTGCACAAAGTACACAATGGTTCACATGTGTGTGCTGAGATGCAGTGAGCATGGATTCACAGACTTCCGACGTGGTGCTGACAGAAGAGAGAGCTTATAACTTGGTTTCTGGGAAGGAACCAAGATGGGGGTGGAGAGGAAGAAACGTGGATGGGTAGGAAGGAGCAGGAAAgagtgaggggagggaagagggagtaTTCTGTAACGTGAAACAGGAGGAAGATTCACAAGAAAAGAAGCAGAGCCCCTGGGATGTGGCAGAAATGTTGTGTTAAGCAGTTCTGCATTGGGGTCAGTCTGGGCCCAGCCCTGGACTGGTCTCCCAGAGATGACCAGGGAAGCTCTCGGGTGGGCTGGGTGGGTACTCACATCTCAGGGCCTTGTTTCAGCTGCTCCCCAACCGGTAACTGTATTAACTGTTTCAGTGCCTCAGTGACCCAAAGGAAGGAAGGCCAGGAACACCTAGAGGAGTCAGCTGAGCTTGTTTGTAGAAAGTCAAACGAGTCCTTCCCCGGAACCCTAAAAAGCCAGAAGGATCGAGACAATCCCAGTTCTCGCTCCATGCCTTAGCCAGTGGGTCTCAAATTTGTTCCAAATGCAGATTCCCAGCTGGTGTTTTTAAACAAACACTCTGGGTACTGCTAAGTAATCCTAGAACTTTGAGAAACACTACATTCCTCCTTCAGTCCccaaactgtacatttttaataaaatagagatgtgtttattttttaaattttctgcctCATTGCTAAAACCCACACCAACTCACTCATTTTTGGAACCAGGTGCATGACCACCTGGCCACTGACTTAGACACCAGTCACAGAGGATCCCCCCAGTGTTGTGTCTGCCCTCCGGGAGCCGACCAGCCAAGACAGCCATgattagtgcctggcacacagcagggctCAGTAACTCTAAAATCAGAGACACAGACAAATAAGTAACTGATATACTGATGATGAGCGTGAAAGCTCAGAAGATAAGAACAAAAGAAGATACTGAGTACAAGTCAGAGCCAGGTGTGACTGGGTGTGGGAGCAAAGGTGAGTGCATCTCTAAGAAGTGAGGACAAAGAtggaagaaatagagacacagaggttCCAAATCTAGACGGTGTGGGCTTAGGAGGCCATCCCTGTCCGTTAATTAATTGTCTTAATTCAGGGAAGACACTACTTTGGTTGGTTCATACAGCTTATGAGCACCACCCCATCCTCGCTCTCCCTCgcactcccctccctctcctcccacctagCCAGACCAGACCTAGGGACCAGGCATGATAAAACGTTAGCTAGGAAATTACCCTGTTCTCAGAGGCCCCACAGTCCAGTGATTCTGTTTCTTAGGAATGGAACACCCATCCTTGCTCCCAGCTTAAGGTTGAAATtctggaaggaagaagaggatgtAGGATGCAAACTGATGGCCCTTGGATGATGCCAGAGTAGGATTTAATTTCTGAGCCACAGCTCAACGTATCACAAGGAAGCCTGGCCGAGGGAGGAACGTGAGAGGCATTTCTGATGCAGGTCACACACATGGGACAGCTGTGGCAGGGAAGGGCCATGTCTAGCCTTTCAGGCTTATTTTCTGGAGGCTTACCCCATTGTAGCCAACAAATTAAAATGCCCTCATACTAAATATATTGCTTTATAAATAATTTGAAGGgatttttataactttgctttcgaAATTAAATGATTATGagtaagtttttttaatgtatagttGGCTGTGACTTCTCAGCAATCATCATGCATAGAGATGAAATCTAAcaagttttgtaaataagatgagaatattctgaatattaaattTGACAGAATAATGAAACTGACAATATtatgttttataaacatttaattacatatatttttgtattttggtgccaatgacattatttatttatttatttatttatttatttatttttacttatctaTTCTTTAAGCctcgtcatgtgggatcttagttccttgatcagggatcaaacccgggccccccaTAGTGGAagtgtgaagtcctaaccactggaccgccagggaagccccaccaatgacatttttaaaggtttcGTATGTTTCCGTAGGCTTTTGGCACTGTGCTTAAATTAAGGTGCCCAGCAGCTAAACCTGCCCTGGTGATGGAGGACTTTGACTTTTTGGATGTCCTCTAGCAAGCTCTCTGGCAAACAAGCGGAGTGTCTGATAGGTGGCCAAGCTGGGTTGAAACCCAaggagatatatagatatagtatATGGTGTTTTTCTGGTAATGAGGTTATTTAATACTATACAAgaggctcattttttttttcagagcaaaGCTGATGTATTTGGTCAAACAAGATATTGCCTCAAAAAAACTTGGGGAAGCCAGGGCATGAGAAGGAGTACTTCTTAGCATATTTCTTCAAGCCAGATTTGGGAGTTGGCCATATCTCTGCTTACATGGCTCATGGCCTCAGGGTTCTCCAAGATGAGGAATCAACACTAATATGAAAGGGGGCATGAGAGAAGGGTCTACTTTAGCCCTGACTGTGACCTTCAAGGAGGCATCGGTGAAGTGGAAGGGATAAAAACCTTTTGTAAACAACCCAGCCAAAGAGCCAGGGAGGGGAAGGCCATGCGGGGTCTGGTGTGTTCCATGTGCTGGGGAGGCCAACTtagaaaaagtcagaaaaagaatgagCATGGCTATGATTGGAGGAgtcatcttctttaaaaaatatatatatatatgagcatGGCTAAGATGAAACTATCAACTGGGGACTTTGAGATAGCTATATTTACCATGTTAAAGGATCTAGTCTAGTGGAAAAGGTGAACAACATACAtgaacagatggggaaattgagaagAGAATAGGAAActgtaaaaaagaaatggaaaaatggaaatgcTAGAAGTGAAAACCTTAATATCAGAGATGAAGAATTCCCTCAACCAGTTAATCAACAAACTGGacaaaagcagaggaaaaaaatctgtgagcTTGAAGCTAAGTCAGAAGAAATGTAAACAAACTGTAACACAAAGAGTAAACAAAGGAGCAATTGAGCAAACCCAAAACTAAGCACCAAGTTGAGTGGGACAATGACAAATGGTCTAACACACATAATTGAAGTCCTAGAAGAGGGGAGACAGAATGGGGCAGaagaaatatatgaagagataatCACCAAGAATTTCCCAAATTAATGAAAGAGAACAAACCACAGATCCAAGGATGTCAGAGAACTCCAAACAGGATAAACACAAAACACACCTAAGCATAGCATAGTCTAACTGCTGAAACCAAAGATAAGAGAACaccttgaaagcagccagaaagaaaaacaaattacataggaaagtaagaaagaagtcttctcatcagaaactttgcCAGCCAGATGGTTACTGAGGCCTGGCTGTATCCCTGCCTTATAGGTCTAC includes the following:
- the FAM186B gene encoding protein FAM186B, with translation MPEPPSSWAGSAHPPVKAALIGRPQPGRRGQWGSHALVAGAPVAPADQPGPPPAQRAPARPRPRRGEQGPAPAPPARARDSPAFPPFPPFPPAASRPLPAASPPSRLDCKGARSGWIPRARSQDQRLDPSIHSECDSLTYEIRNRKSEEEEEALDERIEVMEKVLPLSLIATKGGIESLISLCSTLIEGQRKGAQVSKRTFWQGWREQSPQKVISCPQPLSPEQMLQDKHTTCIRVSEVKSMLQELLDSTMFNQGEVRAIRYMSAVVENLNKALMLQHKENRSLEAKYRHLKIEMTKELSSQRLYFQKSLQVLKSKRDALLKQVEILGGKYHDLLLMKHALEFQLKKAQSARGQAEYSVKILVDSPAPATKEALPKKETVIEETQQEPKKEEQFSPLSPSPLAMAWDSSARPSTCQPLSTMTVHSRIADVYRSKDTENLQPVLPSSMDHKFPKKWERPSAESPGHKVKDQKDFFQEVTQEKEGLQMKSHFQKQLSSESSRKVALESKPEHWGEELSWERRRQQWLEEEEMWLQWQEKWALLEREKRRQWQQGEAARGRQQRSDQEHGGPWRGPEQTGEDVERMGFMPTSQWRDLEEASLAPPPSRAQSAHQGRRPHLPRPPKTQQPAPRNQRTMSSAKFTQKPRARCVPTKPKKTASLPVTGTSLRKVTQPPLHISPVTLKGKVYHVDAESQRKNLRLLTEEDQLGLPRHLRNKVRELTTTAMEPNALKLWCLCHKYILYRHFRSLRQEVINHVQVVREAGAAYKAQNLYLFLENIDRLQNLQLQAWTDKQKDLEEKRRECLSSMVTMFPKLQQEWNINLNTPVVTSPKSRKSKPPSSLLRHIHSSSPSCKRHLELFMTKHQQCVPLRMAHQQGNQLEAIWKTDLASSSHPVEKKTPTSLSWDQLGGYPDIPRLLALDVHSSYHKSLRSLKAR